From the genome of Methylomarinum sp. Ch1-1, one region includes:
- a CDS encoding tetratricopeptide repeat protein — MNTSRLSFKAVFLLILLSAACASVPPNADREEGQAAITLKTSDADIKEARSAFDSKDYAKAIRLLTPLAEQGNPRGQYALGIMYAEGRGVSKDYSEAMKWFRKSAEQGNPRGQYALGTMYAEGRGVSKDYSEAMKWFRKSAEQGNPRGQYALGTMYAEGRGVSKDYSEAMKWFRKSAEQGYPKGQAVLGWMYHSGSGVDEDYSEAMKWFRKAAEHGYPPAQTALGTMYGQGQRVSRDYSEAMKWYRKAAEQGYPPAQTALGTMYYGQGQRVSRDYSEAMKWYRKAAEQEYSDAQWRVGAMYANGQSVSKDYAEAEKWFRKAASQGNPHGALWLGRLYIEGWGIGQNVAEAAMWYKLAVDKFRKAGFPVERFEDAQGTSASALLLKAVAYPPEALAMSYLWVKKMLHFLPAVDAGATINLPDKTITKSNVEEYRGRYEKRLSLYGEAIKQRGYKTISGAYKGETTESCAKIQSAWVGVIHERSQSGIEIEQHGIEAQVVIRVTHEGKELSLKNEAAIAESAISVLDAMNSDYFFRGEIKDQAIVIKPNLSVLDKWPKWAGPPSRSDLENCTITLKPLSADSGSEQRGQIYFPSVEYDGHA; from the coding sequence ATGAATACCAGCAGGTTATCGTTCAAGGCAGTCTTTTTGCTCATTTTGTTGAGTGCTGCATGTGCCTCTGTACCACCGAACGCAGACCGGGAAGAGGGACAAGCGGCCATTACCTTAAAAACTTCTGACGCAGATATAAAGGAGGCACGATCAGCCTTTGACTCCAAAGATTATGCAAAAGCAATCCGCCTTTTGACACCTCTGGCCGAACAGGGAAACCCTAGAGGACAGTATGCTCTTGGTATAATGTATGCGGAAGGCCGCGGCGTGAGCAAAGATTATTCGGAGGCGATGAAGTGGTTCCGTAAATCCGCCGAACAGGGAAACCCTAGAGGACAGTATGCTCTTGGTACAATGTATGCGGAAGGCCGCGGCGTGAGCAAAGATTATTCGGAGGCGATGAAGTGGTTCCGTAAATCCGCCGAACAGGGAAACCCTAGAGGACAGTATGCTCTTGGTACAATGTATGCGGAAGGCCGCGGCGTGAGCAAAGATTATTCGGAGGCGATGAAGTGGTTCCGTAAATCCGCTGAGCAAGGGTACCCAAAAGGACAGGCTGTTCTCGGCTGGATGTATCACAGTGGTTCGGGTGTGGATGAGGATTATTCGGAGGCGATGAAGTGGTTCCGCAAAGCTGCTGAGCATGGATATCCGCCTGCTCAGACAGCGCTTGGAACAATGTATGGCCAAGGACAAAGGGTATCACGGGATTATTCCGAAGCAATGAAATGGTACCGCAAAGCTGCTGAGCAGGGATATCCGCCTGCTCAGACAGCGCTTGGAACAATGTATTATGGCCAAGGACAAAGGGTATCACGGGATTATTCCGAAGCAATGAAATGGTATCGGAAAGCTGCTGAACAGGAGTATTCAGATGCACAATGGAGAGTCGGCGCTATGTATGCGAATGGACAAAGCGTCTCCAAAGATTATGCCGAAGCTGAGAAATGGTTTCGAAAGGCTGCATCGCAGGGAAATCCACATGGAGCACTTTGGTTGGGTCGTCTGTATATCGAAGGATGGGGTATAGGTCAGAACGTTGCTGAAGCAGCAATGTGGTATAAGTTAGCTGTTGACAAATTTCGAAAGGCTGGTTTCCCTGTAGAGAGATTTGAAGATGCGCAAGGCACGTCGGCCTCAGCACTGCTTCTGAAAGCTGTGGCCTATCCTCCAGAGGCATTAGCTATGAGTTATCTCTGGGTGAAGAAAATGTTGCACTTCCTTCCCGCCGTGGACGCAGGAGCCACTATTAATCTTCCGGACAAAACAATAACCAAAAGCAACGTGGAGGAATACCGAGGCAGATACGAGAAGCGGCTCTCGTTATACGGGGAAGCGATCAAACAGAGAGGTTATAAGACTATTTCCGGGGCATATAAAGGCGAGACCACCGAGTCATGTGCGAAAATCCAGTCGGCTTGGGTTGGCGTCATACACGAGCGGAGCCAGAGCGGGATTGAGATAGAGCAGCACGGAATAGAGGCGCAAGTTGTTATCAGGGTCACGCACGAGGGCAAGGAATTGAGCCTCAAGAATGAGGCTGCCATCGCAGAATCTGCTATTTCCGTGCTTGATGCGATGAATTCGGATTACTTTTTTCGGGGTGAGATTAAAGACCAAGCGATCGTTATCAAGCCCAATCTGTCGGTACTCGATAAGTGGCCCAAGTGGGCCGGCCCACCGAGCCGGAGTGATCTTGAAAACTGCACAATTACTCTTAAGCCGCTCTCGGCTGATTCCGGAAGTGAACAAAGGGGACAGATTTATTTTCCGTCTGTTGAGTATGATGGGCATGCCTAA
- a CDS encoding RepB family plasmid replication initiator protein → MEKPASLIVVKSNKVVEASYLLSLSEQRVLLACIAQIDSREELTEQYQFEVSAAEIVDLAGLDSFTNAYRDLKKAAEKLYDRSVVINDPDPENPQITERKTRWISSIDYIPGEGKLVLNFASGIIPYLSRLSKEFTQYKLKHVARFESIYSIRLYELLVQWSSVGEREIEVEWLKNQFQVGDKYKRLGDLKKRVIDPAIEEINAHSNLWVKYGQRKSGRTVTHFQFQFGMKGQPKERKQLTEEEIDRAARPGETRAAVIARLTGTSVAEFAKPGDTFDQALARKRELADVKKKLR, encoded by the coding sequence TTGGAAAAGCCCGCGTCCTTGATCGTTGTTAAATCCAACAAAGTCGTCGAGGCCAGCTATCTGCTGAGCCTGTCGGAACAGCGCGTGTTGCTGGCGTGCATCGCCCAGATTGATTCCAGGGAGGAATTGACAGAGCAGTATCAATTCGAAGTTTCGGCCGCCGAGATTGTCGACCTGGCCGGCCTGGACAGCTTCACGAACGCCTACCGGGACCTGAAGAAAGCGGCGGAAAAGCTGTACGACCGCAGCGTGGTCATCAACGATCCCGATCCCGAAAACCCCCAGATCACCGAACGCAAGACCCGCTGGATCAGCAGCATCGATTACATACCGGGGGAGGGCAAGCTGGTGCTGAACTTCGCTTCCGGCATCATTCCCTACCTGTCCAGGCTGTCGAAGGAGTTCACCCAGTACAAGCTCAAGCATGTCGCCCGCTTCGAGAGCATCTATTCGATCCGCCTATACGAATTGTTAGTGCAATGGAGCTCTGTCGGCGAGCGGGAAATCGAGGTCGAGTGGCTGAAAAATCAGTTCCAGGTCGGCGACAAATACAAGCGACTGGGGGATCTGAAGAAGCGGGTAATCGATCCGGCCATCGAGGAGATCAACGCGCATTCCAACCTGTGGGTTAAATACGGCCAGCGCAAATCCGGCCGAACGGTGACCCATTTTCAGTTCCAATTCGGCATGAAAGGCCAGCCGAAGGAGAGGAAGCAACTGACCGAAGAGGAAATCGACCGGGCGGCCAGGCCGGGCGAGACCAGGGCGGCGGTGATCGCGCGTTTGACCGGCACATCGGTGGCGGAATTCGCCAAGCCCGGGGACACGTTTGATCAGGCGCTGGCGAGGAAGCGGGAGTTGGCTGATGTTAAGAAGAAGTTGAGGTAA
- a CDS encoding DNA-binding protein — protein sequence MAAPRLTEEEVHAACADIAAQGESPTAVKLLDKLGRGSLTTITKYLNTWKMTGEAQALDIESLPAVIQLPEELSKDGEDLLKKIWNIAKGIADAELDVQREALKQAEKDNQARVEEAFAFSEAQSMKIERLEEHLGDINAQLDEKIREHNQTVSDLIDAGKVNVGLSKDNEQLQSEVEALKERIAELEKRDKAAEAERKALQDSHAIELKRKDAEIKSLDMQVHKLQTSLDTTVNANDKLKSDIKSKASELSACAVELEKLGVRYESTLTDLKAARDELKEAKKIASQAEKQVANLEGRLEVYQSLGASRKKSDEAK from the coding sequence ATGGCTGCCCCCCGACTGACCGAAGAAGAAGTACACGCCGCCTGCGCCGACATCGCCGCCCAGGGCGAAAGCCCCACCGCGGTCAAGCTGCTGGACAAGCTGGGCCGGGGCAGCCTGACGACGATCACCAAGTACCTAAACACCTGGAAGATGACCGGAGAGGCCCAGGCCTTGGACATCGAGTCGCTGCCGGCCGTTATTCAGCTGCCGGAAGAGCTTTCCAAGGACGGCGAGGATCTGCTGAAAAAAATCTGGAACATCGCCAAAGGCATTGCGGATGCAGAGCTGGATGTCCAGCGGGAGGCATTGAAACAGGCGGAAAAAGACAATCAGGCCAGGGTCGAGGAAGCTTTTGCCTTTTCCGAAGCCCAGTCGATGAAAATCGAGCGTCTGGAGGAGCATCTGGGCGACATCAATGCCCAGCTGGATGAAAAAATCCGGGAGCACAATCAAACGGTCAGCGACCTGATTGATGCTGGGAAGGTCAACGTCGGTTTAAGCAAAGACAACGAACAGCTTCAAAGTGAAGTCGAGGCGCTAAAAGAACGAATCGCCGAACTGGAAAAACGCGACAAAGCGGCCGAGGCGGAACGGAAAGCACTTCAGGACAGTCATGCCATTGAGTTGAAAAGGAAGGACGCCGAAATCAAGTCGCTGGACATGCAGGTCCACAAGCTGCAAACTTCCTTGGATACCACCGTCAACGCCAACGACAAACTGAAATCGGACATCAAAAGCAAGGCTTCCGAGCTTTCCGCCTGCGCAGTTGAACTGGAGAAGCTGGGCGTTCGCTATGAATCCACGCTAACTGACCTGAAAGCGGCCAGGGATGAGCTGAAAGAGGCCAAGAAAATCGCTTCTCAGGCCGAAAAACAAGTCGCGAACCTGGAAGGCCGGCTGGAGGTTTATCAATCGCTGGGTGCGTCGAGAAAGAAGTCAGATGAAGCAAAGTAG
- a CDS encoding DNA/RNA non-specific endonuclease, with protein sequence MYRCLWFVFLLFTSLAIYAHSGGTNAEGCHTNRKTGDYHCHKPKKAVHLKRVAASNPLPRQASISQSNRLLRLDYEGFTIWLDCEKKGAVKFRYNAQHDAGSHKRSSRFFLDPSVPVECQQTSARAYGKRYDRGHLVPANHLDHSKTAIKQSNTMTNILPQAANMNRGAWLMTEEIVECYRDIDELLVIGGVIWGDNPADDYFIQSHGVRTPAAFWKVIVRGGGQNERAIAWIMPNSQEAKRGQLDRYLVSVDEIERATGETIPVADYAKHDRPSRSWMIPRGCNKG encoded by the coding sequence ATGTATCGTTGTTTATGGTTTGTATTTCTACTGTTTACATCTTTAGCAATCTACGCCCATTCCGGCGGCACCAACGCCGAAGGCTGTCATACCAACCGCAAAACCGGCGACTATCATTGCCACAAACCGAAAAAAGCAGTGCACTTGAAAAGGGTGGCGGCATCAAATCCGCTCCCCCGGCAAGCATCTATTTCCCAATCAAACAGACTGCTCCGCCTGGACTACGAAGGCTTTACGATCTGGCTCGATTGCGAAAAAAAGGGGGCGGTGAAGTTTCGCTATAACGCCCAGCATGACGCCGGCAGCCATAAGCGCAGCAGCCGGTTTTTCCTGGACCCATCCGTTCCGGTCGAGTGCCAGCAAACCAGCGCTAGGGCTTACGGAAAACGCTATGACCGTGGCCACCTGGTGCCGGCCAACCACCTCGACCACTCCAAGACCGCGATCAAGCAGAGCAACACGATGACCAACATCCTGCCGCAGGCCGCGAACATGAACCGGGGCGCCTGGTTGATGACGGAAGAGATTGTCGAGTGCTACCGAGACATCGACGAGCTGCTGGTGATCGGCGGCGTGATCTGGGGCGACAATCCCGCCGACGACTATTTCATCCAATCGCACGGCGTGAGGACCCCGGCAGCGTTCTGGAAAGTAATCGTCCGCGGCGGCGGCCAGAACGAGCGGGCGATTGCCTGGATCATGCCGAATTCACAAGAGGCGAAGCGCGGCCAGCTGGATCGCTACCTGGTCAGCGTCGACGAAATCGAGCGGGCCACCGGCGAGACTATCCCGGTGGCGGACTACGCCAAGCACGACAGGCCGTCCAGGTCCTGGATGATCCCAAGGGGCTGCAACAAAGGTTGA
- a CDS encoding AAA family ATPase, with amino-acid sequence MIILIGGEKGGTGKTTLATNLAAMRALTGRDVLLIDTDPQGSANYWAQSRDEENITPRVACVQKFGKGLAAEVKDLATRYQDIIIDAGGRDSIELRSALVAAERAYIPIQPSQFDIWTLDQMDTLVETAKGFNPDLQATVVISRSSTNPSVHESDDTGKLLDDFDNLELADVIIRDRIAYRKAAKDGQAVVELKPKDPKAVSEMETLYNEVFADE; translated from the coding sequence ATGATTATTTTAATTGGCGGCGAGAAGGGCGGCACCGGCAAAACCACGCTGGCGACGAACCTGGCTGCAATGCGCGCCTTGACCGGACGCGACGTTCTGTTGATCGATACCGACCCGCAGGGCAGCGCGAATTATTGGGCGCAGAGTCGGGACGAGGAGAACATCACTCCGCGGGTGGCTTGCGTGCAGAAATTCGGCAAAGGCCTGGCGGCGGAAGTCAAGGATCTCGCGACGCGCTACCAGGACATCATCATCGACGCCGGCGGACGCGACTCGATCGAACTCAGGTCGGCGTTAGTGGCCGCCGAAAGAGCCTATATCCCCATCCAGCCGTCGCAATTCGACATCTGGACACTCGACCAGATGGATACGCTGGTTGAGACAGCCAAGGGCTTCAACCCGGACCTGCAAGCCACCGTCGTGATCAGCCGTTCTTCGACCAACCCGTCCGTTCATGAATCCGACGACACCGGAAAACTATTGGATGATTTCGACAATCTCGAACTGGCCGACGTCATCATCCGCGACCGCATCGCGTATCGAAAAGCGGCCAAAGACGGCCAGGCTGTAGTCGAATTGAAGCCCAAGGACCCGAAAGCGGTTAGTGAGATGGAAACACTGTACAACGAGGTATTTGCCGATGAGTGA
- a CDS encoding thioredoxin family protein has translation MDYKLIEVIKHPFALIWSPFIEWLAKIILAAKPVWYVDYEEALLNANQNGKIVLANFTGSDWCPHCINLKKEVFNTVYFWLWANKNVILLELYFPNNPEDTIAQNQMLQTKYGVNSYPTVIGINADGSERGRVSGYSSGTGVINWISMFETVVGLNTSPANDT, from the coding sequence ATGGACTATAAATTAATAGAAGTAATAAAGCACCCATTTGCCCTCATATGGAGTCCATTTATTGAATGGCTTGCTAAAATAATATTAGCAGCAAAACCAGTATGGTATGTGGATTATGAAGAAGCCCTTTTGAACGCCAATCAAAATGGCAAAATTGTATTGGCAAATTTTACGGGTAGCGATTGGTGTCCACATTGTATAAACTTAAAAAAAGAGGTATTTAATACGGTCTATTTCTGGCTCTGGGCCAATAAGAATGTAATTCTTTTGGAACTCTATTTTCCAAATAATCCAGAAGATACGATAGCGCAGAACCAGATGCTGCAAACAAAATATGGTGTCAACTCATATCCTACTGTAATTGGTATTAATGCCGATGGGTCGGAGAGAGGTCGCGTTAGTGGCTACAGTTCGGGAACAGGAGTGATTAACTGGATATCGATGTTTGAAACCGTAGTGGGTCTAAATACTTCCCCCGCGAACGATACCTGA
- a CDS encoding retropepsin-like aspartic protease family protein: MGIQDRDYYWEKYKKTLEEDDFNFTDLRRTNRAHTPYRRKPQNHRSRYLIPTILSLAAIWYGSGLLMEQIKIRQAIKQNPQVVYIPEQRPAPAPTSAQPIPAISGGIRIKADKQGHFRGTVLINNVPMPFLIDTGATKTVIPEKFAASARLPYGQYAQANTAGGSVSVRKTTINTLKIGNALIRNLDAKINGHLDEVLIGMNTLRYFRMTQNQNILTLVANGKPVTQVHTEPSMSSSSTVASSQPVRKPTTIKKTVACDQRNVCKTTYSDH, translated from the coding sequence ATGGGCATACAGGATCGGGATTATTATTGGGAAAAGTACAAAAAAACATTGGAGGAAGATGATTTTAATTTTACGGACCTTCGTCGAACCAACCGGGCGCACACCCCTTATAGAAGGAAACCACAGAACCATCGATCTCGGTATCTGATACCCACAATCTTGTCATTAGCCGCTATTTGGTATGGCTCCGGCTTGCTCATGGAACAGATTAAGATAAGGCAAGCCATTAAACAAAATCCCCAGGTTGTGTACATTCCAGAGCAAAGACCAGCCCCAGCGCCTACTTCCGCACAACCAATCCCAGCTATATCTGGCGGTATAAGAATAAAGGCGGACAAACAGGGGCACTTCAGGGGCACAGTCCTGATAAATAATGTCCCCATGCCCTTTCTGATCGATACCGGAGCCACTAAGACCGTAATACCAGAAAAGTTCGCGGCCTCAGCAAGACTTCCCTATGGTCAATATGCTCAAGCGAATACAGCTGGCGGAAGCGTGTCAGTACGTAAAACCACCATTAATACCCTAAAGATTGGTAATGCTCTGATCCGTAATCTGGATGCCAAGATAAATGGTCACCTCGATGAAGTGTTGATCGGCATGAATACGTTGCGATATTTTCGCATGACACAAAACCAAAATATCCTAACACTTGTGGCAAACGGTAAGCCTGTAACGCAAGTTCACACGGAACCTAGCATGTCCAGCTCTAGTACGGTGGCTTCAAGTCAACCAGTACGAAAACCAACTACTATCAAGAAAACTGTGGCATGCGACCAAAGAAATGTTTGCAAAACGACGTATAGCGATCATTGA
- a CDS encoding DUF6794 domain-containing protein, whose product MTDTWSRQLKNITEPPKTVADAVKRLLAILTGEQKLMLALTPEDELFDLHFTLGLAIRNAFGLHEPGNKLLVDCGTVHPDDASEMIIKELWKKLQC is encoded by the coding sequence ATGACAGATACTTGGTCACGTCAGCTGAAAAACATAACGGAACCGCCGAAAACTGTTGCCGACGCTGTAAAACGACTACTAGCCATTCTAACCGGCGAACAAAAGCTCATGCTTGCGCTGACGCCGGAAGACGAGCTATTCGATCTGCATTTCACGCTGGGTCTAGCGATCCGAAACGCTTTTGGGCTGCACGAGCCTGGTAACAAATTACTGGTTGATTGCGGTACAGTTCATCCGGACGACGCTTCCGAGATGATCATCAAAGAATTATGGAAAAAACTACAATGTTGA
- a CDS encoding DUF6794 domain-containing protein, with protein sequence MQNWSTFFQNNFQPPITVHEAVARLLSILSDEDKAAIASMREEDLIDLHFGLGAEIRNAFGLHDKNSRLLADCGVDHPDDASGVIINKTWKRLTMEQTRA encoded by the coding sequence ATGCAGAATTGGTCCACCTTTTTCCAGAACAATTTCCAACCTCCGATCACCGTCCACGAAGCCGTTGCCCGGCTCTTGTCGATATTGAGCGATGAGGACAAGGCCGCCATCGCCTCGATGCGTGAGGAAGATTTGATCGATCTGCATTTCGGTCTTGGGGCGGAGATCCGGAATGCCTTCGGCCTGCATGACAAGAACAGCCGGTTATTGGCCGACTGCGGCGTCGATCACCCGGACGACGCTTCCGGGGTGATCATCAACAAAACCTGGAAAAGACTGACAATGGAACAAACCAGGGCTTAA
- a CDS encoding metallophosphoesterase: MKLFLVSDIHIEMAHHQAYMTFNHKKLRFSYPREADVIVLCGDIGERTNGLEWARKRFSTKDIIYVPGNHEYYESDLSALDDMRAKARELDIHFLEKDAVIIDGVRFLGTTLWTDFDRYSIEAVTTAERDMNDYRYIKCQQWWQNTDNLEQAKELMTALTDSFFGFDPVYFSPTVAYLLHQQSLSWLDHQLAQQYEGKTVVVTHHAPSLRSTEDNDFTYASNLEEFIAKRANCIDLWCHGHIHKPVDYRVANVRIVSNPRGYPKYLCPEFSVNKLIELEHE, encoded by the coding sequence ATGAAGCTATTTTTGGTTAGCGACATTCATATCGAAATGGCGCATCACCAAGCGTACATGACGTTCAATCACAAAAAACTTCGCTTTAGTTACCCTCGCGAAGCGGACGTGATCGTCTTGTGCGGCGATATCGGCGAACGGACGAACGGACTTGAATGGGCCAGAAAACGGTTCTCCACCAAGGACATCATCTATGTCCCCGGTAACCATGAGTATTACGAATCCGATCTGAGCGCTCTCGACGACATGCGTGCCAAAGCCCGGGAGCTGGACATTCATTTTCTGGAAAAGGACGCCGTGATCATCGATGGTGTCCGTTTCCTCGGTACGACACTCTGGACCGACTTCGATCGCTACTCCATTGAGGCCGTGACTACAGCAGAACGTGACATGAATGATTATCGCTACATCAAATGTCAACAATGGTGGCAAAACACTGATAATTTGGAGCAGGCAAAGGAACTGATGACGGCATTAACGGATTCGTTTTTCGGCTTCGACCCGGTTTATTTTTCACCAACGGTGGCCTATCTGCTTCATCAGCAATCACTGAGCTGGCTTGACCACCAGCTGGCCCAACAATATGAAGGCAAAACGGTAGTGGTAACACACCACGCCCCTTCTCTGCGTTCGACGGAAGACAATGATTTTACCTACGCTTCAAACCTGGAAGAGTTCATAGCCAAAAGAGCGAATTGCATCGATTTATGGTGTCATGGCCATATTCACAAGCCGGTCGATTATCGGGTGGCCAACGTTCGGATTGTCTCCAATCCGAGGGGATACCCTAAGTATCTTTGTCCGGAATTTTCCGTAAACAAATTAATCGAGTTGGAGCATGAGTGA